A DNA window from Ipomoea triloba cultivar NCNSP0323 chromosome 10, ASM357664v1 contains the following coding sequences:
- the LOC116031776 gene encoding uncharacterized protein LOC116031776 isoform X1 translates to MDRLQTLKLERTLSIQSCFPQWASSASSTASSNIGTPRSTAAEHFISLQLSSRHDQVEVAAAAASFNTFKHQVVSPAAAPQTLSACFPRSQRTKSTNLAIYIPLCQAALKGDWQKAKEFISLHPDAITARISKGWETALHIAAGANRIHFVEELVNLMDPLDLELKNKYDNTALCFAAASGIKRIAEIMVTKNANLPVVRGSKGVTPLHMAALLGHREMAWYLYAVTDHRCLSREDYVGLLIATINSDLFDVTLDILQHKPELAIERDPNGETVLHILARKPLAFSGEHGLGLLQKWIYRSICVHPRSRFIHSSDESDPNYKKYTKVHPFIARLHGYLQQLPGVADMKKRKLMCMEALELFKCSWEQVLLLNCSQIGNLLKSPFNPLFVAAELGNIQFVLHLIRSYPDLIWKVNEQSQSVFHIAVIHRQEKVFRLIYSIGAHKDLIASYQSSDNENMLHFAAKIAPSNRLNIVSGAALQMQRELLWFKEVEKIVQPSYREMKDSGGQTPQMLFTEQHKNLVKQGEKWMKGTASSCMLVATLITTIMFAAILTVPGGDNNGTGNPIFLQDKLFVIFAVSDAIALFSSVTSTLMFLSILTSRYAEEDFVSTLPKRLGFGLATLFLSITAMLVAFSSSFSIVLRGQLAWIVLPVELVASLPVTLFAFLQFPLLADTIHSTYGSGMFTLRQKDMLY, encoded by the exons ATGGATCGATTGCAGACCTTGAAACTGGAGCGCACCCTTTCAATCCAGTCATGTTTCCCGCAATGGGCTTCCAGTGCCTCTTCGACGGCTAGCAGTAACATAGGAACCCCAAGATCAACGGCTGCAGAACATTTTATTTCACTTCAGCTGAGTAGCCGCCACGATCAAGTCGAGGTTGCTGCTGCTGCGGCGTCGTTTAATACCTTCAAACACCAGGTTGTCAGCCCCGCCGCTGCTCCACAGACACTCTCTGCTTGTTTTCCTAGATCGCAAA GAACAAAATCTACAAATCTTGCCATTTACATTCCTCTATGCCAAGCTGCACTCAAGGGTGATTGGCAGAAGGCTAAAGAATTTATCAGTCTGCATCCAGATGCAATAACTGCCAGGATCTCCAAAGGGTGGGAAACAGCTCTTCATATTGCTGCTGGAGCTAACCGCATTCACTTTGTGGAAGAGTTGGTAAATCTTATGGATCCATTGGACTTGGAATTGAAAAACAAGTATGATAATACCGCGCTTTGTTTTGCTGCTGCATCTGGAATAAAAAGAATCGCGGAGATTATGGTAACAAAGAACGCAAATTTGCCAGTGGTGAGGGGCAGCAAGGGGGTGACACCTCTTCACATGGCTGCATTGTTAGGTCACAGGGAGATGGCGTGGTATCTTTATGCTGTTACTGATCATCGGTGTCTCAGTAGAGAGGATTATGTTGGACTTCTTATTGCAACTATCAATTCTGATCTGTTTG ATGTCACCCTGGATATACTTCAGCACAAGCCTGAACTGGCAATTGAACGCGATCCAAATGGGGAGACAGTACTCCATATCTTAGCAAGAAAGCCGTTGGCATTTTCTGGTGAACATGGGCTTGGACTCTTGCAGAAATGGATATACAGAA GTATCTGTGTTCATCCTCGGAGCAGATTCATCCACAGCTCTGATGAGTCTGATCCCAATTACAAAAAATACACCAAAG TTCATCCATTCATTGCTAGACTACATGGGTATCTACAACAATTACCTG GAGTGGCAgatatgaagaaaagaaagctAATGTGCATGGAAGCACTTGAGTTGTTTAAGTGTTCATGGGAACAGGTGCTTTTGTTGAACTGCTCACAAATTGGGAACTTGCTCAAAAGTCCTTTCAATCCATTGTTTGTTGCAGCTGAATTAGGAAACATTCAGTTTGTTCTCCATCTTATTCGCTCTTATCCTGATCTGATATGGAAGGTGAATGAGCAAAGCCAAAGTGTTTTCCACATTGCTGTCATTCATCGCCAGGAAAAGGTCTTCAGGCTCATCTACAGCATAGGAGCACACAAGGATCTAATCGCCTCATATCAAAGTAGTGACAATGAGAACATGTTACACTTTGCTGCAAAAATCGCCCCTTCAAATCGACTCAACATTGTCTCGGGGGCTGCACTTCAGATGCAACGCGAGTTGCTGTGGTTTAAG GAAGTGGAGAAAATTGTGCAGCCATCATACAGGGAGATGAAAGATTCAGGAGGGCAAACACCGCAGATGCTGTTCACCGAGCAACACAAAAATCTAGTGAAACAAGGAGAAAAATGGATGAAGGGCACTGCATCATCATGCATGCTTGTTGCTACCCTGATTACAACAATCATGTTTGCAGCAATCCTAACAGTTCCAGGAGGGGACAACAACGGGACAGGGAACCCGATTTTCCTCCAAGACAAGTTGTTCGTTATTTTTGCAGTATCAGACGCCATCGCCCTATTTTCTTCCGTCACTTCTACACTGATGTTCTTGTCCATCCTAACGTCGCGCTATGCAGAAGAAGATTTCGTGAGTACGTTGCCAAAGAGGTTGGGTTTCGGGCTTGCAACGCTCTTCCTCTCGATAACAGCAATGCTGGTAGCATTTAGTTCGAGCTTTTCGATTGTACTAAGGGGGCAGTTAGCATGGATTGTGTTGCCAGTGGAATTAGTTGCCAGCCTTCCTGTAACATTGTTTGCATTTCTGCAATTTCCCCTGTTGGCTGATACCATTCATTCCACTTATGGATCAGGGATGTTCACTCTTAGACAAAAGGATATGCTATactaa
- the LOC116031776 gene encoding uncharacterized protein LOC116031776 isoform X2, whose product MDRLQTLKLERTLSIQSCFPQWASSASSTASSNIGTPRSTAAEHFISLQLSSRHDQVEVAAAAASFNTFKHQVVSPAAAPQTLSACFPRSQRTKSTNLAIYIPLCQAALKGDWQKAKEFISLHPDAITARISKGWETALHIAAGANRIHFVEELVNLMDPLDLELKNKYDNTALCFAAASGIKRIAEIMVTKNANLPVVRGSKGVTPLHMAALLGHREMAWYLYAVTDHRCLSREDYVGLLIATINSDLFDVTLDILQHKPELAIERDPNGETVLHILARKPLAFSGEHGLGLLQKWIYRSICVHPRSRFIHSSDESDPNYKKYTKVHPFIARLHGYLQQLPGVADMKKRKLMCMEALELFKCSWEQVLLLNCSQIGNLLKSPFNPLFVAAELGNIQFVLHLIRSYPDLIWKVNEQSQSVFHIAVIHRQEKVFRLIYSIGAHKDLIASYQSSDNENMLHFAAKIAPSNRLNIVSGAALQMQRELLWFKPSYREMKDSGGQTPQMLFTEQHKNLVKQGEKWMKGTASSCMLVATLITTIMFAAILTVPGGDNNGTGNPIFLQDKLFVIFAVSDAIALFSSVTSTLMFLSILTSRYAEEDFVSTLPKRLGFGLATLFLSITAMLVAFSSSFSIVLRGQLAWIVLPVELVASLPVTLFAFLQFPLLADTIHSTYGSGMFTLRQKDMLY is encoded by the exons ATGGATCGATTGCAGACCTTGAAACTGGAGCGCACCCTTTCAATCCAGTCATGTTTCCCGCAATGGGCTTCCAGTGCCTCTTCGACGGCTAGCAGTAACATAGGAACCCCAAGATCAACGGCTGCAGAACATTTTATTTCACTTCAGCTGAGTAGCCGCCACGATCAAGTCGAGGTTGCTGCTGCTGCGGCGTCGTTTAATACCTTCAAACACCAGGTTGTCAGCCCCGCCGCTGCTCCACAGACACTCTCTGCTTGTTTTCCTAGATCGCAAA GAACAAAATCTACAAATCTTGCCATTTACATTCCTCTATGCCAAGCTGCACTCAAGGGTGATTGGCAGAAGGCTAAAGAATTTATCAGTCTGCATCCAGATGCAATAACTGCCAGGATCTCCAAAGGGTGGGAAACAGCTCTTCATATTGCTGCTGGAGCTAACCGCATTCACTTTGTGGAAGAGTTGGTAAATCTTATGGATCCATTGGACTTGGAATTGAAAAACAAGTATGATAATACCGCGCTTTGTTTTGCTGCTGCATCTGGAATAAAAAGAATCGCGGAGATTATGGTAACAAAGAACGCAAATTTGCCAGTGGTGAGGGGCAGCAAGGGGGTGACACCTCTTCACATGGCTGCATTGTTAGGTCACAGGGAGATGGCGTGGTATCTTTATGCTGTTACTGATCATCGGTGTCTCAGTAGAGAGGATTATGTTGGACTTCTTATTGCAACTATCAATTCTGATCTGTTTG ATGTCACCCTGGATATACTTCAGCACAAGCCTGAACTGGCAATTGAACGCGATCCAAATGGGGAGACAGTACTCCATATCTTAGCAAGAAAGCCGTTGGCATTTTCTGGTGAACATGGGCTTGGACTCTTGCAGAAATGGATATACAGAA GTATCTGTGTTCATCCTCGGAGCAGATTCATCCACAGCTCTGATGAGTCTGATCCCAATTACAAAAAATACACCAAAG TTCATCCATTCATTGCTAGACTACATGGGTATCTACAACAATTACCTG GAGTGGCAgatatgaagaaaagaaagctAATGTGCATGGAAGCACTTGAGTTGTTTAAGTGTTCATGGGAACAGGTGCTTTTGTTGAACTGCTCACAAATTGGGAACTTGCTCAAAAGTCCTTTCAATCCATTGTTTGTTGCAGCTGAATTAGGAAACATTCAGTTTGTTCTCCATCTTATTCGCTCTTATCCTGATCTGATATGGAAGGTGAATGAGCAAAGCCAAAGTGTTTTCCACATTGCTGTCATTCATCGCCAGGAAAAGGTCTTCAGGCTCATCTACAGCATAGGAGCACACAAGGATCTAATCGCCTCATATCAAAGTAGTGACAATGAGAACATGTTACACTTTGCTGCAAAAATCGCCCCTTCAAATCGACTCAACATTGTCTCGGGGGCTGCACTTCAGATGCAACGCGAGTTGCTGTGGTTTAAG CCATCATACAGGGAGATGAAAGATTCAGGAGGGCAAACACCGCAGATGCTGTTCACCGAGCAACACAAAAATCTAGTGAAACAAGGAGAAAAATGGATGAAGGGCACTGCATCATCATGCATGCTTGTTGCTACCCTGATTACAACAATCATGTTTGCAGCAATCCTAACAGTTCCAGGAGGGGACAACAACGGGACAGGGAACCCGATTTTCCTCCAAGACAAGTTGTTCGTTATTTTTGCAGTATCAGACGCCATCGCCCTATTTTCTTCCGTCACTTCTACACTGATGTTCTTGTCCATCCTAACGTCGCGCTATGCAGAAGAAGATTTCGTGAGTACGTTGCCAAAGAGGTTGGGTTTCGGGCTTGCAACGCTCTTCCTCTCGATAACAGCAATGCTGGTAGCATTTAGTTCGAGCTTTTCGATTGTACTAAGGGGGCAGTTAGCATGGATTGTGTTGCCAGTGGAATTAGTTGCCAGCCTTCCTGTAACATTGTTTGCATTTCTGCAATTTCCCCTGTTGGCTGATACCATTCATTCCACTTATGGATCAGGGATGTTCACTCTTAGACAAAAGGATATGCTATactaa